A section of the Mycolicibacterium anyangense genome encodes:
- a CDS encoding amino acid aminotransferase, with the protein MVLIAEALPGGARALRGALQHFAGALQLESALSSLTTITDARVAAGTIAELACTADDAVGSLRIRAAALRAGCWGSEFTSDPDGLAQALDGAASVLDVM; encoded by the coding sequence ATTGTTCTGATAGCGGAAGCTCTCCCCGGCGGCGCCCGCGCGTTGCGCGGAGCGCTCCAACACTTCGCCGGCGCCCTCCAACTTGAGAGCGCGCTATCAAGCCTGACCACGATCACGGACGCCCGAGTCGCCGCCGGGACAATCGCCGAACTCGCATGCACAGCCGACGACGCCGTCGGGTCACTCCGGATTCGCGCAGCAGCGCTACGCGCCGGCTGCTGGGGATCGGAGTTCACTTCCGACCCGGACGGGCTGGCCCAGGCGCTCGACGGCGCCGCGTCGGTGCTTGACGTGATGTGA
- a CDS encoding BRO family protein, with protein sequence MRRTHTLTTAGDAQQMTAVSEAGTYEVVIRSNKPEAAAFRRWRIGGIRHTPNSDICSGRDICMTISAALGNSISMGLASAHDNYHQHPAGRPRIRRARPHCSDSGSSPRRRPRVARSAPTLRRRPPT encoded by the coding sequence CTGCGTCGAACGCACACCCTTACCACCGCGGGCGACGCTCAACAGATGACCGCCGTGTCCGAGGCCGGCACGTACGAAGTCGTGATCCGTTCGAACAAGCCGGAAGCGGCGGCGTTCCGGCGGTGGCGAATTGGAGGAATCCGACATACGCCCAATTCCGACATTTGCTCTGGTAGAGACATATGTATGACTATTTCTGCAGCCCTTGGCAATTCGATTTCTATGGGGTTAGCTTCGGCGCATGACAACTACCATCAACACCCCGCCGGCCGACCCAGAATCCGCCGCGCTCGACCTCATTGTTCTGATAGCGGAAGCTCTCCCCGGCGGCGCCCGCGCGTTGCGCGGAGCGCTCCAACACTTCGCCGGCGCCCTCCAACTTGA
- a CDS encoding cytochrome P450: MTDTARAALPPGPALPPAVQAALLWRYWPRFAAACRRRYGNVFTVRIAGMGTIVYLADPADIKKVFAGDPATFHAGEANSMLVGLLGPASVLVIDDDVHRDRRKLMLEPFTRDAVARQTAIMAEIAAADIATWPVRTPFAVAPRMSQITLEVILRTVIGATDPARLAALRAVMPRLLNLSAFQLLAIASPRLQNRLPWRGVRRRIDEADRLLYAEIAERRTDPDLASRSDALAMLVRAADQDGRTMSDAELRDQLMTLLVAGHDTTATGLSWALERLTRHPAALAKAVAAAEASAAGDPGGDEYLDAVAKETFRTRPVVFDVGRILTRPVELAGYRLPAGTMVAPGIGLVHADEGIYPDSQRFDPDRMVGASLSPTTWLPFGGGARRCLGATFAMAEMRVVLREVLRRAELATTTAAGEVQRVKHVILIPDRGGRIQVNQLRVPSNSTRTDTHNEGASTQPA; encoded by the coding sequence ATGACCGATACCGCGCGAGCAGCCTTGCCGCCCGGACCCGCTCTGCCGCCGGCAGTTCAAGCCGCCCTGCTGTGGCGGTACTGGCCACGCTTCGCCGCAGCGTGCCGCCGCCGATACGGGAATGTGTTCACCGTGCGCATCGCCGGGATGGGCACCATCGTCTACCTGGCCGATCCGGCCGACATCAAGAAGGTGTTCGCCGGAGATCCCGCGACCTTTCATGCCGGAGAAGCAAATTCGATGCTCGTCGGCCTGCTCGGCCCTGCCTCGGTGCTGGTGATCGACGACGACGTGCACCGCGATCGGCGCAAGCTGATGCTCGAGCCGTTCACCCGGGACGCGGTGGCCCGCCAGACCGCGATCATGGCCGAGATCGCCGCCGCCGACATCGCGACCTGGCCGGTGCGCACACCGTTCGCGGTGGCCCCGCGGATGTCGCAGATCACCCTGGAAGTGATCCTGCGGACGGTGATCGGTGCGACGGATCCGGCCCGCCTGGCCGCGTTACGCGCCGTCATGCCGCGGTTGCTGAATCTTTCGGCCTTCCAGTTGCTGGCCATCGCCTCACCTCGGCTGCAGAACCGGCTGCCGTGGCGTGGCGTGCGACGGCGCATCGACGAGGCGGATCGGCTGCTCTACGCCGAGATCGCCGAACGTCGCACCGACCCGGACCTGGCGTCGCGCTCCGATGCCCTGGCCATGCTGGTGCGTGCGGCCGATCAGGACGGCCGGACGATGTCCGATGCGGAGCTGCGTGATCAGCTGATGACGCTGCTGGTGGCTGGGCACGACACCACCGCGACGGGGCTGTCCTGGGCGCTGGAGCGGTTGACCCGCCATCCCGCGGCGCTGGCGAAGGCGGTGGCGGCCGCTGAGGCCAGCGCCGCCGGTGACCCGGGGGGCGACGAGTACCTCGACGCGGTGGCCAAGGAGACCTTCCGCACCCGGCCGGTGGTGTTCGACGTGGGCCGCATCCTGACCCGGCCGGTCGAGCTCGCCGGCTACCGGTTGCCGGCCGGAACCATGGTGGCCCCCGGGATCGGCCTGGTGCACGCTGATGAGGGGATCTACCCCGATTCGCAGCGCTTCGATCCCGATCGCATGGTGGGCGCGAGCCTGAGCCCGACGACGTGGTTGCCGTTCGGCGGGGGTGCTCGGCGCTGCCTGGGTGCGACCTTCGCGATGGCCGAGATGCGGGTGGTGCTGCGAGAGGTGCTGCGCCGTGCCGAGCTGGCCACCACCACCGCCGCCGGCGAGGTGCAGCGGGTCAAACATGTGATCCTCATCCCCGATCGTGGTGGCCGGATTCAGGTGAATCAGCTTCGGGTGCCATCGAATTCGACAAGGACGGACACACACAACGAGGGGGCGTCGACTCAGCCCGCGTGA
- a CDS encoding FadR/GntR family transcriptional regulator — protein MALQPVQRRSVPEEVVEQIIADVLSGEMKPGDVLPSERQLAELLGVSRPAVREALRGVLAAGLIEVRQGDATTVRDFRRHAGLDLLPRLVIRGGELDADVVRSMLEARLHIGPKVAALAAERRPPELVAVLRESLHALDGEPDPVQRQRLALTFWDHVVDGADSIVFRLMYNTLRTTYEPALAALSAVMADEVDRAECYAAIVDAIEAADPGWATKAAGDLLEPATTALLAVLDRLVS, from the coding sequence ATGGCGCTTCAACCGGTGCAACGCAGATCAGTTCCGGAAGAAGTCGTGGAACAGATCATCGCTGACGTTCTCAGCGGCGAGATGAAGCCCGGCGACGTGCTGCCCAGCGAGCGCCAGCTCGCCGAACTGCTCGGCGTATCGCGGCCGGCCGTCAGAGAAGCATTACGTGGTGTGTTGGCGGCCGGACTCATCGAGGTGCGGCAGGGGGATGCGACGACGGTGCGGGACTTTCGTCGCCATGCCGGCCTGGACCTGTTGCCCCGGTTGGTGATTCGCGGTGGTGAACTGGATGCCGACGTGGTGCGCAGCATGCTGGAGGCGCGACTGCACATCGGCCCCAAGGTCGCTGCTCTGGCCGCCGAACGTCGGCCGCCCGAGCTCGTCGCCGTGCTGCGAGAGTCGTTGCACGCCTTGGATGGCGAACCGGATCCGGTGCAACGCCAGCGGTTGGCGCTGACGTTCTGGGACCACGTCGTCGACGGTGCGGACTCGATCGTGTTCCGCTTGATGTACAACACGCTGCGCACGACGTACGAACCTGCACTGGCGGCGCTGAGCGCGGTGATGGCCGACGAGGTGGACCGCGCCGAGTGCTACGCGGCGATCGTCGATGCCATCGAGGCCGCCGACCCGGGGTGGGCGACCAAGGCGGCGGGCGATCTGCTGGAACCGGCCACCACAGCCCTGCTGGCGGTGCTCGACCGCCTTGTGAGCTGA
- a CDS encoding STAS domain-containing protein: MDEQAIATNSVTTTTANTGCLISEEWFGRTVVVSASGVVDMLTSPQLEASIMTSLDKNPAAVIVDMTEVEFLASAGMGVLVAVREHAGPDVGFGVVASGPATSRPLKLVGLAEIIGLYSTLDEARAAVGE; the protein is encoded by the coding sequence TTGGACGAACAAGCCATCGCCACCAACAGCGTGACGACCACCACGGCCAACACCGGGTGCCTGATCAGCGAAGAGTGGTTCGGCCGAACAGTAGTGGTCTCGGCTTCGGGCGTCGTCGACATGCTGACGTCGCCGCAACTGGAAGCCAGCATCATGACGTCGCTGGACAAGAATCCGGCAGCCGTCATCGTTGACATGACCGAGGTGGAGTTCCTGGCCTCGGCGGGGATGGGCGTGCTGGTCGCCGTGCGCGAGCACGCCGGCCCGGACGTCGGTTTCGGCGTCGTGGCCAGCGGACCGGCCACCAGCAGGCCGCTCAAGCTGGTGGGATTGGCCGAGATCATCGGCCTGTATTCGACTTTGGACGAGGCGCGCGCGGCAGTGGGTGAGTAA
- a CDS encoding ATP-binding protein: MTTPSYPVPDDGDRFADSGVHADARSAARAREAFARWLRAHTGLDDIRFSDVLLAVNEALANAAEFAYVQHGVSGVIDVEAVRNRTAHTLTVTIADQGRWREPDPAKQGRTRGRGIPLMRALADEVTIDTSALGTTVCLRFDNVPARQPADANV; the protein is encoded by the coding sequence ATGACGACACCGAGTTATCCAGTCCCAGACGATGGCGACAGGTTCGCAGACAGCGGCGTCCATGCCGATGCCCGCAGTGCCGCCCGCGCGCGCGAGGCTTTCGCCCGCTGGTTGCGTGCGCACACCGGGCTCGATGACATCCGGTTCAGCGACGTCCTGCTCGCCGTCAACGAAGCGCTGGCCAACGCCGCGGAATTCGCCTATGTGCAACACGGCGTTTCCGGCGTGATCGACGTGGAAGCCGTGCGCAATCGCACGGCTCACACGTTGACGGTCACGATTGCCGACCAGGGCCGCTGGCGTGAGCCAGACCCCGCCAAACAGGGCCGCACCCGCGGGCGCGGCATTCCGCTGATGAGAGCACTGGCCGACGAGGTCACCATCGACACCTCGGCCCTGGGCACCACCGTGTGCCTGCGGTTCGACAACGTCCCCGCTCGGCAGCCCGCCGACGCCAACGTCTGA
- a CDS encoding Zn-ribbon domain-containing OB-fold protein, which translates to MATFAKPMPIPTPTAQPFWDALAQHTIRIQYSPSADSYVFYPRVLAPGTLADDLEWRNISGAGSLYTFTVAYRPVAPHFAEEVPQILAVVKWDEGPHFSTEIVNADPAQLSVGMRVKPVFCDYPDDGVTMLRYEPA; encoded by the coding sequence ATGGCCACGTTCGCCAAGCCGATGCCGATCCCGACCCCAACCGCGCAACCCTTCTGGGATGCGCTGGCGCAGCACACGATTCGTATCCAGTACTCCCCGTCGGCCGACAGTTACGTGTTCTACCCCAGGGTGCTGGCCCCGGGGACGCTGGCCGACGACCTGGAATGGCGGAACATCAGCGGAGCCGGATCGCTCTACACCTTCACGGTGGCCTATCGCCCGGTGGCGCCACATTTCGCCGAGGAGGTACCGCAGATCCTGGCTGTCGTGAAATGGGATGAAGGCCCGCACTTCTCGACCGAGATCGTCAACGCCGATCCGGCACAGTTGTCGGTGGGAATGCGGGTGAAGCCGGTGTTCTGCGACTACCCCGACGACGGGGTGACGATGCTGCGGTACGAGCCGGCGTAA
- a CDS encoding thiolase family protein: MGLRGDAAIVGYTEMPSTKRPTGPLLFSLEHWALLAAAALADAGLSATDVDGICTTYLQESQIFAPSTVIEYLGITANFAEMVDLGGASAAAMVWRAAAAIELGLCNAVLCVIPGTPMSPASEKRPPDFGDMLYFGASSNRYGSPQAEFEIPYGNLGQNGPYGQVATLYAATYGYDERAMAKISVDQRVNANHTPGAIFHDTPITIDDVVNSPVIAAPLHMLEIVMPVMGGAAVVVTNTDLARRSRNRPVWVKGFGERVPYKTPTYARELLQTPMIKAAASAFSMAGLAPADMDVVSIYDCYTITALLSLEDAGFCDKGKGLQFVAQHDLTFRGDFPMNTAGGQLGYGQAGTAGGMHHVCDAARQIMGRSGATQVADCNRAFVSGNGGILSEQTTLVLEGD, translated from the coding sequence ATGGGTCTTCGAGGGGATGCCGCGATCGTCGGGTATACCGAGATGCCCTCGACGAAACGCCCGACCGGACCACTGCTGTTCAGCCTCGAGCACTGGGCCCTGCTGGCCGCCGCAGCCCTGGCGGACGCCGGCCTTTCGGCCACCGACGTCGACGGCATCTGCACCACGTACCTGCAGGAGTCGCAGATCTTCGCTCCCTCGACCGTCATCGAATACCTCGGTATCACAGCTAATTTCGCTGAGATGGTCGACCTCGGCGGCGCCAGCGCCGCGGCGATGGTATGGCGCGCCGCGGCCGCTATCGAGCTCGGACTGTGCAACGCCGTGTTGTGCGTGATCCCCGGCACGCCGATGTCGCCGGCGTCGGAGAAGCGACCCCCCGACTTCGGCGACATGCTGTACTTCGGTGCCTCGAGCAACCGGTACGGCTCGCCGCAGGCCGAGTTCGAGATCCCCTACGGCAACCTCGGCCAGAACGGCCCCTACGGTCAGGTCGCCACGCTGTACGCCGCCACCTACGGCTACGACGAACGCGCGATGGCCAAGATCAGTGTGGACCAGCGGGTCAACGCCAACCACACCCCCGGCGCGATCTTCCACGACACCCCGATCACCATCGACGACGTGGTGAACAGCCCGGTGATCGCCGCACCGTTGCACATGCTCGAGATCGTCATGCCGGTGATGGGCGGGGCTGCGGTGGTGGTGACCAACACCGACCTAGCCCGGCGCTCACGCAACCGGCCGGTGTGGGTCAAGGGTTTCGGTGAACGGGTGCCCTACAAGACCCCGACCTATGCCCGTGAGTTGTTGCAGACCCCGATGATCAAGGCCGCCGCATCGGCGTTCTCGATGGCCGGGCTGGCGCCTGCTGACATGGACGTGGTGTCGATCTACGACTGCTACACGATCACCGCCCTGCTCAGCCTGGAGGACGCCGGCTTCTGCGACAAGGGCAAGGGCCTGCAATTTGTCGCTCAGCACGACCTGACGTTCCGCGGTGACTTCCCGATGAACACCGCAGGCGGCCAACTCGGCTACGGCCAGGCCGGCACCGCCGGCGGCATGCACCACGTCTGTGACGCCGCCCGCCAGATCATGGGCCGCTCCGGCGCCACCCAGGTGGCTGACTGCAACCGGGCCTTCGTCTCCGGCAACGGCGGCATCCTGTCCGAACAAACGACCCTCGTGCTGGAAGGCGACTGA
- a CDS encoding SDR family NAD(P)-dependent oxidoreductase, protein MSDVSPLTGKIAVVTGTSRGVGLGIAHELLRAGATVVGCSRRPLQTLPGAADNPDWLARSSQRVCDQGDFGAIDAFIAGVVADHGRIDILVNNAGGTVPTPHVEDVPDLVARIQGAPAAADDFERTVLFHQFAIQMNLISPLWFAIRAYRQMRDQDGAGSIVNISSGAGHPAGSPTLVSYGAAKSGLNHMTRSLAQEWGPKVRVNCLALGPTMTDNFQSFVLPKDDPTGEKYFRDVPLHRAGEPAEVGRAVVFLCSGTADFINGTTIEMDGGMLPGVLYEAGLKTITDLL, encoded by the coding sequence GTGAGCGATGTCTCACCACTGACCGGCAAGATCGCCGTTGTCACCGGAACATCCCGAGGCGTCGGTCTCGGGATCGCCCATGAACTGCTGCGTGCAGGAGCCACCGTCGTCGGCTGCTCGCGAAGGCCGCTGCAGACGTTGCCCGGGGCGGCCGACAACCCGGACTGGCTGGCGCGCTCGTCTCAACGAGTCTGCGACCAAGGCGATTTCGGTGCCATCGACGCCTTCATCGCCGGGGTGGTGGCCGACCACGGCCGCATCGACATCCTGGTCAACAACGCCGGCGGCACGGTGCCCACACCGCACGTCGAGGACGTCCCCGACCTCGTCGCGCGTATCCAGGGTGCACCGGCGGCAGCCGACGACTTCGAGCGAACCGTCCTGTTCCACCAGTTCGCCATCCAGATGAACCTGATCAGCCCGCTGTGGTTCGCCATTCGGGCCTACCGTCAGATGCGCGATCAGGACGGCGCCGGCTCCATCGTGAACATCTCCAGCGGGGCCGGGCATCCGGCCGGTTCGCCCACCCTGGTGTCCTACGGAGCGGCGAAATCCGGACTCAACCACATGACACGGTCGCTCGCGCAGGAGTGGGGGCCCAAGGTCCGGGTGAACTGTCTGGCGCTCGGCCCGACCATGACCGACAACTTCCAGTCCTTCGTGCTGCCCAAGGACGACCCGACAGGGGAGAAGTATTTCCGCGACGTTCCGCTGCACCGGGCCGGTGAGCCTGCCGAGGTCGGGCGCGCCGTGGTGTTCCTCTGCAGCGGCACAGCCGATTTCATCAACGGAACGACCATCGAGATGGACGGCGGGATGTTGCCCGGCGTCCTCTACGAGGCGGGCCTCAAGACGATCACGGACCTGCTATGA
- a CDS encoding NAD(P)H-dependent amine dehydrogenase family protein → MKNVIQFSTGNVGIHALKMIIERPDLRLVGLHAHGADKIGRDAAELCGLPEPTGIVATDDIDALLALDADCVVYTSQAEMRPQEAIEEISRFLRSGTNVVGTSMVWLVAPYQADEWMRAPLARACEAGGTSLYINGVDPGFSGDSLVYTALTLAGRATSVTVSEICDYGTYDDAEFTGVSFGFGTTPDHTPIMFAPGVLSSLWGGQVRSLAQVLDITLDEVRERHESWVTPEQIECTMMTVPPGHVAAVRFAVEGMRDGQPVITMEHVNRLTSAAAPDWPCPPDGRPGVHRVVVRGDPGVEINTHLGLDGVDHNQGGVVSTAARAVNAVHDVCAAPPGLLAVKDLPAAHADNVMW, encoded by the coding sequence ATGAAAAACGTCATCCAGTTCTCCACCGGCAACGTCGGCATCCACGCCCTGAAGATGATCATCGAGCGGCCCGACCTGAGGCTGGTGGGACTGCATGCCCACGGCGCGGACAAGATCGGTCGGGACGCCGCCGAACTGTGCGGGCTGCCCGAACCGACCGGTATCGTGGCCACCGACGACATCGATGCGTTGTTGGCGCTCGACGCCGACTGTGTGGTGTACACCTCGCAGGCCGAGATGCGGCCGCAGGAGGCCATCGAGGAGATCTCCCGCTTCCTGCGATCCGGCACCAATGTGGTTGGGACATCGATGGTCTGGCTCGTCGCCCCCTACCAGGCCGACGAATGGATGCGCGCTCCGCTGGCCAGGGCCTGCGAGGCTGGTGGCACCTCGCTCTACATCAACGGGGTGGACCCGGGGTTCTCCGGGGACAGCCTGGTCTACACCGCGTTGACCCTGGCCGGTCGCGCCACCTCCGTCACCGTCTCGGAGATCTGCGACTACGGAACCTATGATGACGCCGAATTCACCGGTGTGAGCTTCGGTTTCGGAACGACGCCCGATCACACCCCGATCATGTTCGCCCCGGGCGTGCTCTCCTCGTTGTGGGGTGGTCAGGTCCGGTCATTGGCCCAGGTGCTCGACATCACCCTCGACGAGGTGCGCGAGCGACACGAAAGCTGGGTGACCCCCGAGCAGATCGAGTGCACGATGATGACCGTCCCGCCGGGCCACGTTGCGGCGGTGCGCTTTGCCGTCGAAGGGATGCGCGACGGACAGCCCGTCATCACCATGGAGCATGTCAACCGGCTCACGTCCGCCGCAGCTCCGGACTGGCCGTGCCCACCGGACGGCCGGCCCGGGGTGCACCGGGTGGTGGTCCGAGGCGATCCGGGTGTGGAGATCAACACCCACCTCGGTCTCGACGGCGTCGACCACAACCAGGGCGGTGTGGTGTCCACGGCGGCGCGGGCGGTCAACGCTGTTCACGACGTCTGCGCTGCGCCGCCGGGTCTGCTCGCGGTCAAGGATCTACCTGCCGCCCACGCCGACAACGTGATGTGGTGA
- a CDS encoding TetR/AcrR family transcriptional regulator, with protein MAPKVEPRRPPGGSQVRADRTRDRVLDETVRCVVGEGFAAASAKHIAERAGVTWGVVQYHFGDRDGLLMAVVDRGFGELLASLRALPPPSAALSRRERVQLLVDEAWRVFSSENSRASLEILIGTRAMRDKRGTRHLVELHSAITDLSHEIADGLENPHAAAIGDLIWATMRGLVISRLVVAAQVDATRELAALVEVVTSYLDQHTDAISVPDWPVPPS; from the coding sequence GTGGCGCCTAAGGTCGAGCCGCGTCGCCCGCCGGGCGGCAGCCAGGTTCGTGCCGACCGCACCCGCGACCGGGTCCTCGACGAGACGGTGCGGTGCGTGGTCGGGGAGGGGTTCGCAGCGGCCAGCGCCAAACACATCGCCGAGCGGGCCGGCGTGACGTGGGGCGTGGTGCAGTACCACTTCGGTGATCGCGATGGTCTGCTGATGGCCGTGGTAGATCGCGGATTCGGCGAACTGCTGGCGTCTCTGCGCGCCCTGCCGCCGCCGTCAGCCGCGCTGAGCCGCCGCGAACGAGTCCAGTTGCTGGTCGACGAGGCCTGGCGCGTCTTCTCCAGCGAGAATTCGCGCGCTTCGCTGGAGATCCTTATCGGTACCCGCGCTATGCGCGACAAGCGGGGCACCCGGCATCTGGTCGAATTGCACAGCGCGATAACCGATCTGAGTCACGAGATTGCCGACGGTCTCGAAAATCCGCATGCCGCGGCGATCGGCGATCTGATCTGGGCCACCATGCGAGGTTTGGTGATCTCCCGCCTCGTCGTGGCAGCTCAGGTGGACGCGACCCGGGAACTGGCAGCGCTGGTGGAGGTGGTCACCTCCTACCTCGACCAGCACACCGACGCGATCAGTGTCCCGGACTGGCCGGTGCCTCCGTCGTAG
- a CDS encoding GAF and ANTAR domain-containing protein, with product MDVPARIAEIARTLYQRRNRHGGVVAELAEHAAAELPGVDYANVTVTSGGSAVDTPAATHPCAVVLDEIQRRLSEGPCLSSAWHNKTVHVEDLDADTRWPRFRAEALANTPVRSIMGFQLFVSDRSMGSLNVFADRPGAFDGHTRKLGSLFAAHTALVWDAARREAQFQEALASRDVIGQAKGMIMERYHLDAGQAFDMLRTLSHDTNTALADVAARLIDAAQSDSH from the coding sequence ATGGATGTACCCGCGCGCATCGCCGAAATCGCCCGAACGCTGTATCAGCGGCGGAACCGCCACGGTGGTGTGGTGGCCGAACTCGCCGAGCACGCCGCCGCCGAGCTGCCCGGGGTGGACTACGCCAATGTCACCGTGACCTCCGGCGGCTCGGCCGTCGACACACCCGCGGCCACCCATCCGTGTGCGGTCGTGCTCGACGAAATCCAGCGCCGGCTATCCGAAGGGCCATGCCTGTCCTCGGCGTGGCACAACAAGACCGTGCATGTCGAGGATCTCGACGCCGACACCCGCTGGCCGCGGTTCCGGGCCGAGGCGCTCGCGAACACCCCGGTGCGCAGCATCATGGGCTTTCAGCTGTTCGTCAGCGACAGGTCGATGGGTTCACTCAACGTGTTCGCCGACCGACCGGGTGCCTTCGACGGCCACACGCGCAAGCTGGGCTCGCTGTTCGCCGCCCATACCGCGCTGGTGTGGGACGCCGCGCGCCGCGAAGCACAGTTCCAGGAGGCGCTGGCCAGCCGCGACGTCATCGGCCAGGCCAAGGGAATGATCATGGAGCGCTACCACCTCGACGCCGGCCAGGCCTTCGACATGCTGCGCACGCTGTCCCACGACACCAATACGGCGCTGGCCGACGTAGCCGCACGCCTCATTGATGCCGCGCAGTCCGACTCGCACTGA
- a CDS encoding DUF1990 domain-containing protein, with protein sequence MKLSDLAGQPLTYTQVGATFGQLPAGYHHVRLSAPIGRGRDRFEQAAATVLRYGMLRGAGLRVTATTEVAEVGTDVLGKLGPFVAPCRVVYVVDDKNRRGFAYGSLPGHAVAGEEMFGVRYEPADDSVHAEVVAFSRPATWWSQVGAPVASVVQRVITRRYLSVL encoded by the coding sequence GTGAAGCTCAGCGACCTGGCCGGACAGCCGTTGACCTACACCCAAGTGGGTGCCACCTTCGGCCAGCTTCCCGCGGGTTATCACCATGTCCGGTTGTCTGCACCAATCGGTCGCGGCCGTGACCGGTTCGAGCAGGCCGCCGCGACAGTGCTGCGGTACGGGATGCTGCGCGGCGCCGGCCTGCGGGTGACCGCGACCACTGAGGTGGCCGAGGTCGGCACCGACGTGCTGGGCAAGCTGGGGCCGTTCGTCGCCCCCTGTCGGGTGGTCTACGTCGTCGACGACAAGAACCGCCGGGGTTTCGCCTATGGCAGCCTGCCCGGCCATGCGGTCGCCGGCGAGGAGATGTTCGGGGTTCGCTACGAACCGGCCGACGATTCGGTGCACGCCGAGGTGGTGGCGTTCTCGCGACCGGCGACGTGGTGGAGCCAGGTCGGGGCGCCGGTTGCCTCGGTAGTGCAGCGGGTGATCACCCGGCGGTATCTGTCCGTGCTGTGA
- a CDS encoding PaaI family thioesterase, giving the protein MGATHPGGGFNPPVPTAKGGPDYGRFIDAVRDLQDLARGADAPDDVVSRAAALIEEACGLLGPYEADEWSTPSGRRTDLPMRGNILSIPNHVDPCEDGRLRGWARFRRFHLGRNGAVHGGIIAHLFDSVLGKTSFLLTGGPYQRTAYLHVNYRQIVPIEKDLQVEAGVLRTEGRKIFVDVRLSDGDTVLAEGEGLFVLLKPGQP; this is encoded by the coding sequence ATGGGCGCGACCCACCCAGGCGGCGGGTTCAACCCGCCCGTACCGACCGCCAAAGGCGGGCCGGACTACGGCAGATTCATCGACGCAGTCCGCGATCTTCAGGATCTGGCCCGCGGCGCGGACGCACCCGATGATGTCGTCAGCCGGGCCGCCGCGCTGATCGAAGAGGCCTGCGGGCTGCTGGGCCCCTACGAGGCCGACGAATGGAGCACACCATCGGGCCGTCGTACCGACCTGCCGATGCGTGGCAACATCCTGAGCATTCCCAATCACGTGGACCCCTGCGAAGACGGCCGCTTGCGCGGCTGGGCCCGCTTCCGGCGGTTCCATCTCGGTCGCAACGGCGCCGTGCACGGCGGCATCATCGCCCACCTCTTCGACAGTGTGCTCGGCAAGACGTCATTCCTGCTCACCGGCGGGCCGTACCAGCGCACCGCCTATCTGCATGTCAACTACCGCCAGATCGTGCCCATCGAGAAGGACTTGCAGGTCGAAGCCGGTGTGCTGCGCACCGAAGGCCGCAAGATCTTCGTCGACGTGCGGCTGTCCGACGGTGACACCGTCCTCGCCGAAGGAGAAGGCCTGTTCGTGCTGCTCAAACCGGGACAACCGTGA
- a CDS encoding TIGR02611 family protein, with product MKRSVKRFTQAWAHRRDRLRDRPVADFVYRVAVGVVGVAVLLVGIVAIPYPGPGWAILFVGLAILATEFYWAHRTLTFTRGRYNTAMAWFKRQGWWVQALGAVFTAAIVVATLWLFGAVGWTAGLFGLEHPALDSPIGLGA from the coding sequence GTGAAGCGATCGGTCAAGCGGTTCACGCAGGCGTGGGCACACCGACGCGACCGGCTCCGAGACCGTCCGGTGGCCGACTTCGTTTACCGGGTGGCCGTCGGGGTGGTCGGGGTGGCCGTCCTGCTGGTCGGGATCGTGGCGATCCCGTACCCCGGGCCGGGCTGGGCCATCCTGTTCGTCGGCCTGGCGATCCTGGCCACCGAGTTCTATTGGGCGCACCGCACCCTGACGTTCACCCGGGGCCGCTACAACACCGCTATGGCCTGGTTCAAACGGCAGGGATGGTGGGTGCAGGCCCTCGGGGCGGTCTTCACCGCCGCGATCGTGGTCGCCACGCTGTGGCTGTTCGGCGCGGTGGGGTGGACGGCAGGGCTGTTCGGACTGGAGCACCCAGCCCTGGACAGTCCTATCGGCCTCGGAGCGTGA